The following are encoded together in the Desulfococcus multivorans genome:
- a CDS encoding histidine kinase A domain protein: MHTDPNTIGEAGTRFFGKISATVSHEIKNGLAVINENAGLLKDLILMAQKGRPLDPGRLDSIADKVLERVARADDVVRDLNRFAHKVDDPVAGVDLSENLALMAALTRRLAANRGKNINISPPTSPVQITTNPFALLNLLWCCMETAMDAAPKTPELSVSFRKIPDGAQVRFAEIEDMDMVSHKFGDGVEALLTAYLGAGVTVAADGRTLVLTLPEKRFSEDAAG; the protein is encoded by the coding sequence ATGCATACCGACCCCAACACCATCGGCGAGGCGGGAACCCGGTTTTTCGGAAAGATATCCGCGACGGTCTCCCATGAAATCAAGAACGGGCTCGCCGTGATCAACGAAAACGCCGGCCTCTTGAAGGACCTGATCCTGATGGCCCAAAAAGGGCGGCCCCTGGATCCGGGGCGACTCGACAGCATCGCCGACAAGGTGCTGGAGCGGGTGGCCAGAGCGGACGACGTCGTCAGAGACCTGAACCGCTTCGCCCACAAGGTGGACGATCCCGTCGCCGGCGTGGACCTTTCGGAAAACCTGGCCCTCATGGCGGCGTTGACGCGGCGGCTGGCCGCCAACCGGGGCAAGAACATCAATATCAGCCCGCCGACATCGCCGGTGCAGATCACCACAAACCCTTTCGCGCTGCTGAATCTCCTCTGGTGCTGCATGGAAACCGCCATGGATGCCGCCCCGAAAACACCGGAGCTCAGCGTTTCCTTCCGGAAGATCCCCGACGGCGCCCAGGTCCGGTTCGCCGAGATCGAGGACATGGATATGGTGTCGCACAAATTCGGCGACGGCGTCGAGGCCCTGTTGACGGCATACCTCGGCGCCGGAGTGACCGTGGCGGCTGACGGACGGACCCTGGTCCTCACCCTGCCGGAAAAGCGCTTTTCAGAAGATGCCGCCGGATGA
- a CDS encoding TetR/AcrR family transcriptional regulator, with the protein MTKKEAILVAGTKLFARKGFNGTSMAELAEMTDIAGATIFYHFSNKEELFLAVLEKTKDGLLKAFDDYFNEKIFESGLEMVEGVVSFFLYMAGLREEWFMLLHRNHPYRLAEVNPVCRRHLEVIYNCFVDIFERAIRRGKADGSIREVSSHKTALILLAMVDGVVRFKTYQLYNAGALYNNLIELCRNMLKKQT; encoded by the coding sequence ATGACCAAAAAAGAAGCCATCCTCGTGGCCGGGACCAAGCTGTTCGCCCGGAAAGGATTCAACGGCACCTCCATGGCGGAGTTGGCCGAGATGACGGATATTGCCGGCGCCACGATTTTTTATCATTTCAGCAACAAGGAAGAGCTGTTCCTCGCCGTGCTCGAAAAGACGAAAGACGGTCTGCTCAAGGCCTTCGACGACTATTTCAACGAAAAGATCTTTGAATCGGGCCTGGAGATGGTGGAAGGCGTCGTTTCGTTTTTTCTTTATATGGCGGGACTGCGGGAAGAGTGGTTCATGCTCCTCCACCGCAATCATCCCTATCGTCTGGCCGAAGTCAATCCGGTCTGCCGCCGGCATCTCGAAGTGATCTACAACTGTTTCGTTGACATTTTTGAACGGGCGATTCGAAGAGGCAAGGCCGACGGCTCCATCCGGGAGGTCTCGTCGCACAAGACCGCCCTCATTCTGCTTGCCATGGTCGACGGAGTGGTACGGTTCAAAACGTACCAATTATATAACGCAGGGGCTCTGTACAACAATCTGATCGAATTGTGCAGAAACATGCTGAAAAAACAAACATGA
- a CDS encoding sensor histidine kinase, translated as MMRTLFEKWKPAFWNLPVHTQGPFKHMFNFRRIWKLTVALTAGVTLLPLIAITLIDYNVTQSSIESEILLTTARSVSNTKRSISFFLDERKSALDFLVHNNTFESLMDESNLARILRDLQKGFGGGFEDMGVIDAAGLQRAYVGPYNLKGKDYSDQSWFRKVVESGIYISDVFLGFRNVPHLVIAVKYDLPDGDFYILRSSLDTYRFILLLSELELSGRGDAFMINDHGILQTPSRYHGKVLEPFSLPVPAYSDRTEVHEIQDVKGEPIIFGYAYIPNTPFILVIVKLKRAMMKSWHQTRLQLIGFLVASITIILLVILGVATYLVNNLYVTDQKRLMSLHQLEYGSKMASIGRLAAGIAHEINNPLAIINEKAGLIKDLFCYKKEYADDPRLIRTIDAIIASVERCGTITKRLLGFSRQSDVMLQKIDVGELLREVLSFTGKEAEYRSIDVTVAVQDAVPLIESDRGKLQQIFLNLINNSFAAMEDGGHLEISAVLNAAREVVVSVKDDGCGISEADLRRVFEPFFSTKTQKGGTGLGLSITYNLVKEIGGQIDVESEEGVGTCFIVRLPVDAQPKKENPK; from the coding sequence ATGATGCGAACCCTGTTCGAAAAATGGAAACCCGCCTTCTGGAACCTTCCGGTCCACACCCAGGGCCCGTTCAAGCACATGTTCAACTTCCGCCGGATCTGGAAGCTGACCGTGGCCCTCACCGCCGGGGTGACGCTGTTGCCCCTCATCGCCATTACGCTCATCGACTACAACGTCACCCAGTCGTCCATCGAGTCGGAGATCCTCCTCACAACCGCCAGAAGCGTCTCCAACACCAAGCGCAGCATCTCCTTTTTCCTGGACGAACGCAAATCAGCCCTCGATTTCCTGGTCCACAACAACACCTTCGAATCCCTCATGGACGAATCGAACCTCGCCAGAATTCTGAGAGACCTTCAGAAGGGATTCGGCGGCGGGTTCGAGGACATGGGGGTCATCGATGCCGCCGGCCTCCAGCGCGCCTATGTCGGTCCTTACAACCTCAAGGGAAAGGACTACAGCGACCAGTCCTGGTTTCGGAAGGTGGTTGAAAGCGGCATTTACATCAGCGACGTCTTCCTGGGATTCCGGAACGTCCCCCATCTCGTCATCGCCGTGAAATACGATCTGCCCGACGGCGATTTCTACATCCTTCGCTCGTCCCTGGACACCTATCGTTTCATCCTGCTCCTCTCCGAACTGGAGTTGAGCGGCCGGGGGGACGCCTTCATGATCAACGACCACGGCATTCTCCAGACGCCGAGCCGGTACCACGGCAAGGTTCTGGAACCCTTCTCCCTGCCGGTGCCGGCGTATTCGGACCGCACCGAGGTGCATGAAATCCAGGACGTCAAAGGCGAGCCCATCATCTTCGGCTACGCCTACATCCCCAACACGCCGTTCATCCTCGTCATCGTCAAGCTGAAGCGCGCGATGATGAAATCCTGGCACCAGACGCGGCTTCAGCTGATCGGGTTCCTGGTGGCCAGCATCACCATCATCCTCCTCGTCATCCTGGGGGTGGCCACCTATCTGGTGAACAATCTCTACGTCACCGACCAGAAGCGTCTCATGAGCCTTCACCAGCTCGAATACGGCAGCAAAATGGCCTCCATCGGGCGCCTGGCCGCCGGGATCGCCCACGAGATCAACAACCCGCTGGCCATCATCAACGAAAAGGCGGGGTTGATCAAAGATCTTTTCTGCTATAAGAAAGAATATGCCGACGATCCCCGCCTGATCCGGACCATCGACGCGATCATCGCGTCCGTCGAACGCTGCGGCACCATCACCAAACGGCTCCTGGGCTTCTCACGCCAGTCCGACGTAATGCTCCAGAAGATCGACGTGGGGGAGCTGCTCCGGGAGGTGTTGAGTTTTACCGGGAAGGAGGCCGAGTATCGCTCCATCGACGTCACCGTTGCCGTGCAGGACGCGGTGCCGCTCATCGAAAGCGATCGCGGGAAGCTGCAGCAGATCTTCCTGAACCTTATCAACAACTCCTTCGCGGCCATGGAGGACGGCGGGCATCTCGAGATTTCAGCGGTCCTGAACGCTGCCCGGGAGGTGGTGGTCTCCGTAAAGGACGACGGGTGCGGCATCTCCGAGGCCGATCTTCGGCGGGTGTTCGAGCCGTTTTTTTCCACCAAAACCCAGAAAGGGGGCACCGGGCTCGGTCTTTCCATCACCTATAACCTGGTCAAGGAGATCGGCGGGCAGATCGACGTGGAAAGCGAGGAAGGCGTGGGGACGTGTTTCATCGTGCGCCTGCCCGTGGATGCTCAACCCAAAAAGGAGAATCCCAAGTGA
- a CDS encoding SulP family inorganic anion transporter has translation MIEKVLPFIGWFKSYRGEDFKADVISGLTVALVLIPQSMAYAQLAGLPSYYGLYASFLPPMTAALFGSSRQLATGPVAVVSLMTSASLAPLATAGSEAYIAYAVLLALMVGLFQLSLGILRLGLVVNFLSHPVVNGFTNAAAIIIASSQLSKMFGVTVDSAEHHYETIIRVSQAAAHYTHWPTLIMGAAAFVIMYGLKKLAPKVPNVLVAVALTTVIAWAIGFEHNTHARLDALMSPEARTDIAAFNSIVSEIPLKAEERTRLTQEMEAAKASRDELKLLDVEHDLGVVNLNMERLGNQSHQYRERIRAYLFEGAPQPDGSLLFYPKGTLPAGETGDGRIWRVKIGNSLLDPEQLLMMGGGAVVGSIPKGLPSLSVPRIDFGVMMRMLPFAAIISLLGFMEAISIAKAMAAKTGQRLDPNQELIGQGLGNILGAVGKSYPTSGSFSRSAVNLQSGAVTGLSSLFTSFAVVIVLLFFTPLLYHLPQSVLAAVIMMAVIGLINVSGFIHAWHAQWYDGAISILSFLCTLAFAPHLDKGIMVGVVLSIIVFLYKMMRPTVTSLSRHDDEGLRDAVAHGLQRCEYVDLVRFDGPLFFANASYLEDKINDRLQQQKNLKHIIIVANGINDMDASGEEILSILVDTVRSGGVDISLSGVNESVMAVLERTHLINKIGRDHVYPTMEKAICAVHGQTHTGAMETTCPLTTVCRIA, from the coding sequence ATGATCGAAAAGGTTTTACCTTTCATCGGTTGGTTCAAATCCTATCGCGGGGAGGATTTCAAGGCGGACGTCATCTCGGGATTGACCGTCGCCCTGGTCCTGATCCCCCAGTCCATGGCCTATGCCCAGCTGGCCGGGCTGCCGTCCTATTACGGGCTGTACGCCTCGTTCCTGCCGCCGATGACGGCGGCACTCTTCGGCTCCAGCCGTCAGCTGGCGACGGGGCCGGTGGCCGTGGTCTCCTTGATGACGTCGGCGTCACTGGCACCCCTGGCGACCGCCGGCAGTGAGGCCTATATCGCCTATGCCGTTCTTCTGGCGCTCATGGTGGGACTGTTCCAGCTCTCTCTGGGCATCCTCCGGCTGGGGCTCGTGGTCAATTTCCTGTCCCATCCGGTGGTGAACGGTTTCACCAACGCGGCGGCCATCATCATCGCGTCGTCGCAGCTCTCCAAGATGTTCGGCGTCACCGTGGACAGTGCGGAACACCACTACGAAACCATCATCCGGGTGTCCCAGGCCGCCGCCCACTACACCCACTGGCCGACCCTCATCATGGGCGCGGCTGCCTTCGTCATCATGTACGGCCTCAAAAAGCTGGCCCCCAAGGTCCCCAACGTTCTGGTGGCGGTGGCGCTCACCACCGTCATCGCCTGGGCCATCGGCTTCGAGCACAACACCCATGCGCGGCTGGACGCCCTCATGTCCCCAGAGGCCCGCACGGATATCGCGGCATTCAACAGCATCGTTTCCGAGATCCCCCTGAAGGCGGAAGAGCGAACCCGGCTGACCCAGGAGATGGAGGCGGCCAAAGCAAGCCGGGACGAGCTGAAACTCCTGGACGTCGAACACGATCTGGGCGTCGTCAACCTCAACATGGAACGCCTCGGCAACCAGTCCCATCAATACCGTGAACGCATACGCGCCTATCTCTTCGAAGGAGCGCCCCAGCCCGACGGTTCCCTCCTTTTCTATCCCAAAGGCACCCTTCCGGCAGGTGAAACCGGAGACGGCCGCATCTGGCGGGTCAAAATCGGCAACAGTCTTCTCGACCCCGAACAGCTTCTGATGATGGGCGGCGGCGCGGTGGTGGGCAGCATTCCCAAGGGGCTTCCCTCCCTTTCGGTCCCCAGAATCGATTTCGGCGTCATGATGCGGATGCTTCCCTTCGCCGCCATCATTTCCCTTCTCGGGTTCATGGAGGCCATCTCCATCGCCAAGGCCATGGCCGCCAAAACCGGCCAGCGCCTGGATCCCAACCAGGAACTGATCGGGCAGGGCCTCGGCAATATCCTGGGCGCCGTGGGAAAAAGCTATCCCACCTCGGGCTCCTTCTCGAGGTCCGCGGTCAACCTCCAGTCCGGGGCCGTGACGGGGCTTTCCAGTCTTTTTACAAGCTTTGCCGTCGTCATCGTGCTGCTCTTCTTCACCCCGCTCCTGTATCATCTGCCCCAATCGGTCCTCGCCGCCGTCATCATGATGGCCGTCATCGGCCTCATCAATGTCTCCGGCTTCATCCATGCCTGGCACGCCCAGTGGTACGACGGCGCCATATCCATCCTGTCCTTTCTCTGCACCCTCGCCTTCGCGCCCCATCTGGACAAGGGGATTATGGTGGGTGTGGTCTTGTCGATCATCGTCTTTTTGTATAAAATGATGCGGCCTACCGTGACCTCCCTTTCCCGACACGACGACGAAGGGCTCAGGGACGCGGTGGCCCACGGCCTCCAACGGTGCGAGTATGTCGACCTGGTGCGGTTCGACGGCCCACTCTTCTTCGCCAACGCCAGCTATCTGGAGGACAAGATCAACGATCGGCTGCAGCAACAGAAGAATTTGAAACACATCATCATCGTCGCCAACGGCATCAACGACATGGACGCCTCGGGGGAGGAAATCCTGTCCATTCTGGTGGATACCGTCAGGAGCGGCGGCGTGGACATCTCCCTCAGCGGTGTGAACGAATCGGTCATGGCGGTGTTGGAGCGAACCCACCTGATCAACAAGATCGGGCGGGATCACGTCTATCCCACCATGGAAAAGGCCATTTGCGCCGTCCACGGCCAAACCCACACGGGTGCGATGGAGACCACATGTCCGCTCACCACCGTCTGTCGCATCGCATAA
- a CDS encoding AarF/UbiB family protein: MNMTSPSLPFDLDGRKKFLRHLSETLSRVDVEARLTAMADAVGHDRFRKQAADDIVAILRPADVLPRVYGGYRQVVTDGIRFILSRLPVERISRLMADQARLSPETPAGARLLMLARHLPTLHKLGQIIARNRHLDPSLKNWLVALEHAPCTVPMDDIIERIQAALGEDIARYDIRIGSAPIAEASVGLAVPFTFVREDGTRRRGVFKMLRPGVESCLREELDLLPELAGYLDARRHRYPLKHLHFADVFQDIRSALMEEADLSGEQKKLKAAFRFYHDRGPARVPTLYPFSTPEITAMAFLGGEKITEACTTPEDRRRLAEDLFRILIWRPLFSPDPRPPFHGDPHAGNLLAQCRDITGSFRLGLIDWSLSGTLPRDKRSRLIFTMLGILMAARDRISQGIQDLSVDDDRYTPAFRSRLDRAIDTITADNRYLTGGIAGKTFVLLDGLALEGFRFPSDLLLFRKAFFTLEGVLFDLCPAFDLDKAMAGEMALLMMTEGPQRWAAWSFPFMDRPENYRSLISNLDLRILAQHLMTLFFQQGTAMMTGLWTAAGD; this comes from the coding sequence ATGAACATGACCTCGCCGTCCCTGCCCTTTGACCTTGATGGGCGGAAAAAATTTCTCCGGCACTTGTCCGAAACCCTGAGCCGCGTCGATGTTGAGGCGCGGCTGACGGCAATGGCCGACGCCGTTGGACATGACCGGTTTCGGAAGCAGGCTGCGGACGACATCGTGGCGATCCTCAGGCCGGCGGACGTGCTCCCCCGGGTCTACGGCGGATATCGACAGGTGGTTACCGACGGCATCCGGTTCATCCTCTCCCGTCTTCCGGTGGAACGGATCTCCAGGCTCATGGCGGATCAGGCCCGATTGAGCCCGGAAACCCCGGCCGGAGCCCGTCTCCTGATGCTGGCCCGGCACCTCCCGACACTCCACAAGCTGGGGCAGATCATCGCCCGAAACCGTCACCTGGATCCGTCCCTCAAAAACTGGCTGGTCGCTCTGGAGCACGCCCCATGCACCGTTCCCATGGACGACATCATCGAACGAATCCAGGCAGCCCTCGGAGAAGACATCGCCCGGTACGACATTCGGATCGGCAGCGCGCCCATTGCCGAGGCGAGCGTCGGGCTTGCAGTGCCGTTCACTTTCGTCCGGGAAGACGGGACGCGCCGCAGGGGGGTTTTCAAGATGCTCAGGCCCGGGGTTGAATCGTGCCTTCGGGAAGAGCTCGATCTCCTTCCCGAGTTGGCCGGGTATCTCGACGCGCGGCGGCATCGATATCCCTTGAAACATCTTCATTTCGCCGATGTTTTCCAGGACATTCGTTCGGCCCTGATGGAGGAAGCCGACCTTTCGGGTGAACAGAAAAAATTGAAGGCGGCCTTTCGGTTTTATCACGACAGAGGACCGGCCCGGGTGCCGACGCTCTACCCGTTCTCCACCCCGGAGATCACCGCCATGGCGTTTTTGGGCGGTGAAAAGATCACGGAGGCCTGCACGACGCCGGAGGACCGGCGGCGCCTGGCGGAGGATCTGTTCAGGATTCTTATCTGGCGGCCCCTCTTTTCCCCGGACCCCCGGCCGCCCTTCCACGGCGACCCCCACGCCGGGAACCTTCTCGCTCAGTGCCGCGACATCACGGGATCTTTCCGACTCGGCCTCATCGACTGGAGCCTTTCCGGTACCCTGCCGCGAGACAAACGCAGCCGGCTGATCTTTACGATGCTGGGGATTCTCATGGCGGCACGGGACAGGATTTCCCAGGGCATCCAGGATCTTTCCGTTGATGATGACCGGTATACGCCCGCTTTCCGCTCACGGCTCGACAGGGCGATCGACACCATAACGGCAGACAATCGGTATTTGACGGGCGGCATCGCCGGGAAGACCTTCGTGCTTCTGGACGGCCTCGCCCTCGAAGGGTTCCGCTTTCCCTCGGATCTGCTGCTGTTCCGGAAAGCCTTCTTCACCCTGGAAGGCGTTCTCTTCGACCTCTGCCCCGCCTTTGATCTCGACAAGGCCATGGCAGGGGAAATGGCCCTCCTGATGATGACGGAGGGCCCTCAACGCTGGGCCGCCTGGAGCTTTCCGTTCATGGACCGCCCTGAAAACTATCGAAGCCTGATCTCCAATCTCGACCTCCGAATCCTTGCCCAACATCTCATGACGCTATTTTTTCAACAGGGCACGGCCATGATGACCGGTCTATGGACCGCCGCCGGGGATTGA
- a CDS encoding response regulator: MPENILLIDDEKDFLDVMTERMEARGFEVSTSMSAEEALGMIKKGAYDAIILDLQMPGMDGIEALKAIKDIQPEAQIILLTGHATVEKGVEAIKLGATDFIEKPADLETLSRKIKNAHAEKIMIVEKKEKEAVIDALKRFGM, encoded by the coding sequence ATGCCGGAAAATATTCTGCTGATCGACGACGAAAAGGATTTTCTGGATGTCATGACTGAAAGAATGGAGGCCCGGGGGTTTGAGGTCTCCACCTCCATGTCCGCCGAGGAAGCCCTGGGCATGATCAAGAAAGGCGCCTACGACGCCATCATCCTGGATCTACAGATGCCCGGGATGGACGGCATCGAAGCCCTGAAGGCCATCAAGGATATCCAGCCCGAGGCCCAGATCATCCTCCTCACCGGGCACGCCACCGTGGAAAAGGGTGTCGAGGCCATCAAACTGGGCGCCACGGACTTCATCGAGAAGCCGGCCGACCTGGAAACCCTGAGCCGAAAAATCAAGAACGCCCACGCCGAAAAGATCATGATCGTCGAAAAAAAGGAAAAAGAAGCCGTAATCGACGCGTTGAAGCGCTTCGGAATGTAA
- a CDS encoding sensor histidine kinase yields MKRLAQAADDGLTLKSPRMLPVWRVSLMLFGLLIAVVLGYFYWQVRHLQQTFMMHSLEHSRLLANVIEQNARTAVLSQGAIEKIVHIFLGNSARFVAYLEAVEPFSSDELAEFAYESGLIGIRVIRADDTEVQGPEDAALPAVINCALGTGELAHFPEQNIYAATVPLINGKGCVVTGLESAAIGRINEEIGLNRLLGSLTGMAGIRYVRVEENTGRDPAAVASGRASPDEHPHIRLIRDGGETIAESRIPFGNDILVAGMDTSHFMARTQQIWLEFFFFAGVLAMLGISFSWILNWFQGRYTAHIQAVDREMADHREDAALGRAAAAIAHEIRNPLNAIGMGLQRLRIEAPGLDDEYRDLVGTLLQAVQRTNAIVSDVGKYARPPAPSFETVVPAALVGEILQLYRRKSTGQSVEIIQDLAFAGEIKADPQLTAQMVENLVKNAVEAQPLGGYLKVALSRKDGHAVFTFENPGFDLAPSDAARIAAPYFTTKARGTGLGLSIVRKIVNAHHGHMAFAVPEPGVLRVTVRLPLDPRNAETDA; encoded by the coding sequence ATGAAACGCCTTGCCCAGGCCGCTGACGACGGCTTGACATTAAAATCTCCACGCATGCTCCCGGTGTGGCGGGTCAGCCTTATGCTGTTCGGTCTGCTCATCGCCGTGGTTCTCGGCTATTTTTACTGGCAGGTCCGGCACCTGCAACAGACCTTCATGATGCACTCGCTGGAGCACTCCCGGCTGCTGGCCAACGTCATCGAGCAAAACGCCCGGACGGCGGTGTTGTCCCAGGGGGCGATCGAGAAGATCGTCCATATTTTTCTGGGAAACAGCGCGCGTTTCGTCGCCTATCTGGAAGCCGTCGAACCCTTTTCATCCGACGAACTGGCGGAGTTTGCCTACGAATCCGGGCTGATCGGCATTCGCGTCATCAGGGCCGACGACACCGAGGTTCAGGGGCCGGAGGATGCGGCATTGCCTGCCGTCATCAATTGCGCCCTCGGCACCGGAGAGTTGGCCCATTTCCCGGAACAAAATATCTATGCGGCGACCGTTCCGCTGATCAATGGAAAAGGGTGTGTCGTGACAGGGCTCGAATCGGCTGCGATCGGACGGATAAACGAAGAGATCGGATTGAACCGTTTGCTGGGATCCCTCACCGGCATGGCCGGCATCCGGTATGTGCGGGTGGAAGAAAACACCGGCCGGGATCCTGCGGCGGTTGCGTCGGGCAGGGCCTCGCCCGACGAGCACCCCCACATCCGCCTCATCCGCGACGGCGGCGAGACCATCGCGGAAAGCCGCATCCCCTTTGGCAATGATATCCTGGTGGCCGGAATGGACACCAGCCATTTCATGGCCCGAACCCAACAGATATGGCTGGAGTTTTTCTTTTTTGCCGGGGTTCTGGCAATGCTGGGCATCTCCTTTTCATGGATCCTCAACTGGTTTCAGGGGCGTTACACAGCCCATATCCAGGCCGTGGATCGCGAGATGGCCGATCACCGCGAGGATGCCGCCCTGGGCAGGGCCGCCGCGGCCATCGCCCATGAGATCCGAAACCCCCTGAACGCCATCGGCATGGGGCTGCAGCGGCTTCGGATCGAGGCGCCCGGCCTCGACGACGAGTATCGCGATCTGGTGGGGACCCTGCTTCAAGCGGTCCAACGCACCAACGCCATCGTCTCGGACGTCGGGAAATATGCCCGTCCCCCGGCACCGTCGTTCGAAACCGTGGTTCCCGCCGCACTTGTCGGCGAGATCCTCCAGCTCTATCGACGGAAATCCACCGGACAGTCCGTCGAGATCATCCAGGACCTGGCCTTCGCGGGCGAGATAAAAGCCGACCCCCAGTTGACGGCCCAGATGGTCGAAAACCTCGTGAAAAACGCGGTCGAGGCCCAACCCCTGGGCGGATATCTGAAGGTCGCCCTGAGCCGGAAGGACGGCCATGCCGTCTTCACTTTTGAAAACCCGGGATTCGATCTGGCACCGTCGGATGCGGCGCGGATCGCGGCCCCCTATTTTACCACCAAGGCCCGGGGAACCGGCCTGGGGCTCTCCATTGTCCGGAAGATCGTCAACGCCCACCACGGGCACATGGCGTTCGCGGTTCCGGAACCGGGCGTTCTCCGGGTGACGGTTCGGCTGCCCCTCGATCCCCGGAATGCGGAAACGGATGCATGA
- a CDS encoding response regulator has protein sequence MNILLVDDEIELVSTLAERLEIRGIEAHWFTNAKDALKSAETVPYDLAILDVKMPRTSGLELRDRLKRKYPNIKFIFLTGHGSEEDYRRGAVDGAVYLVKPIQIDQLIARMNEILKT, from the coding sequence GTGAACATTTTGCTGGTTGACGACGAAATAGAACTGGTCTCGACCCTGGCGGAGCGGCTGGAGATCCGTGGGATCGAGGCCCATTGGTTCACCAATGCGAAGGACGCCCTCAAATCCGCCGAAACCGTGCCCTACGACCTGGCGATTCTCGATGTGAAAATGCCCAGAACCTCCGGCCTCGAGCTGCGGGATCGCCTGAAACGAAAATATCCCAACATCAAGTTTATTTTCCTGACCGGACACGGATCGGAGGAGGATTACCGCAGGGGCGCCGTCGATGGGGCCGTTTACCTCGTGAAGCCGATCCAGATCGACCAGTTGATTGCCAGGATGAACGAGATCCTGAAGACCTGA
- a CDS encoding response regulator — MPVITLFSGEYCNEAAVIREVETRTGYRKIEENDIIGRAAGLSDMSEGKIRSAFSAKTSLFNRFTHEKERAVAHLRMALAEILADDDLLITGFSGLLIPRSINHVMPVCLIADIRSRVARLRETKAVSEKEALNLIRKSDEDCAAWVKMLFDKDDPWDPVLYDILVPTDKTDAADAAALIVDNVGSEVLKRTERSQKAVADFRLAAEVEAALAREGHSVGVRAREGVVVLTINKFVLMLHRLEEELKSIVQKVPGVQKVQTETGKDFHQTDIYRRFDFEVPSKVLLVDDEREFVQTLSERLMMRDMGSAVAYDGESALDIVREDDPEVMILDLKMPGIDGIEVLRRVKQTRPEIEVIILTGHGSDADKQLCMELGAFAYLQKPVNIDVLSETLKAANAKMRERARSRDRS; from the coding sequence ATGCCTGTCATTACATTGTTCAGCGGAGAATACTGCAACGAAGCGGCGGTGATCCGCGAGGTCGAGACGCGGACCGGTTATCGGAAAATCGAGGAAAACGATATCATCGGTCGGGCCGCCGGTCTTTCCGACATGTCGGAGGGAAAGATCCGCAGCGCCTTTTCTGCGAAAACCTCGCTTTTCAATCGGTTCACCCATGAAAAGGAGCGGGCCGTGGCCCATCTCCGCATGGCCCTCGCCGAGATCCTGGCGGACGACGATCTTCTGATCACCGGATTTTCCGGGCTTCTGATCCCCCGATCCATCAATCATGTCATGCCGGTGTGCCTGATTGCGGACATCCGCAGCCGTGTGGCCAGACTTCGGGAGACAAAAGCCGTCTCCGAGAAGGAGGCCCTGAACCTCATCCGCAAAAGCGACGAAGACTGCGCCGCATGGGTCAAGATGCTTTTTGACAAGGACGACCCCTGGGATCCCGTCCTCTACGACATCCTGGTGCCCACGGACAAGACCGACGCCGCCGACGCGGCGGCCCTCATCGTCGACAACGTCGGGAGCGAGGTGCTGAAGCGGACGGAGCGTTCCCAAAAGGCCGTGGCGGACTTTCGCCTGGCCGCCGAGGTCGAGGCGGCCCTGGCCCGGGAGGGCCACAGCGTGGGGGTTCGTGCCAGGGAGGGCGTGGTCGTCCTGACCATCAACAAGTTCGTCTTGATGCTGCACCGGCTCGAGGAGGAACTCAAGAGCATCGTACAGAAGGTCCCCGGGGTCCAAAAGGTGCAGACCGAGACGGGAAAGGACTTCCACCAGACGGACATCTATCGCCGGTTCGATTTCGAGGTCCCCTCCAAGGTGCTGCTGGTGGACGACGAGCGGGAGTTCGTGCAGACCCTTTCGGAGCGCCTGATGATGCGGGATATGGGCTCGGCCGTTGCCTACGACGGTGAATCGGCCCTGGACATCGTGCGGGAGGACGATCCGGAGGTGATGATCCTCGACCTCAAGATGCCGGGCATCGACGGCATCGAGGTGCTCCGCCGCGTCAAGCAGACGCGGCCGGAGATCGAGGTCATCATCCTGACGGGCCACGGCAGCGACGCGGACAAACAGCTCTGTATGGAGCTGGGGGCATTCGCCTATCTCCAGAAGCCCGTCAACATCGATGTGCTGAGTGAAACCCTCAAGGCCGCCAACGCCAAGATGCGGGAGCGGGCCCGATCCAGGGACCGTTCCTGA